A single genomic interval of Penaeus chinensis breed Huanghai No. 1 chromosome 23, ASM1920278v2, whole genome shotgun sequence harbors:
- the LOC125037291 gene encoding ras-related protein Rab-2A, with amino-acid sequence MSYAYLFKYIIIGDTGVGKSCLLLQFTDKRFQPVHDLTIGVEFGARMITIDNKQIKLQIWDTAGQEAFRSITRSYYRGAAGALLVYDITRRETFNHLTQWLEDARQHSNSNMVIMLIGNKSDLESRREVKREEGEAFAREHGLVFMETSAKTAANVEEAFINTAREIYEKIQEGVFDVHNEANGIKIGPQHSPSGAGLTGNQGAAGGQGGGCC; translated from the exons ATGTCTTACGCTTATTTATTTAAGTACATCATTATCGGAGATACGG GTGTTGGGAAGTCATGCCTCCTGCTCCAGTTCACAGACAAGCGCTTCCAGCCCGTCCATGACCTCACCATTGGAGTGGAGTTTGGTGCGCGCATGATCACCATCgacaacaaacaaatcaaactgCAAATCTGGGACACA GCTGGCCAGGAGGCGTTTAGGTCCATCACCAGGTCATATTACCGAGGAGCTGCTGGTGCGCTTCTTGTTTACGACATCACACGCCGGGAGACTTTTAACCACCTGACACAGTGGCTGGAGGATGCTCGGCAGCACTCTAATTCCAATATGGTCATCATGCTCATTGGAAACAAGAG TGACCTGGAGTCGCGACGAGAGGTGAAgcgcgaggagggagaggcattTGCCCGCGAGCACGGCCTTGTCTTCATGGAAACATCAGCCAAGACAGCCGCCAATGTGGAGGAAGCCTTCATCAACACAGCAAGGGAAATCTATGAAAAGATCCAGGAGGGCGTGTTTGATGTTCATAATGAG gCTAACGGTATCAAAATCGGACCCCAGCATTCCCCCAGTGGAGCAGGGTTGACGGGTAACCAGGGCGCCGCAGGAGGCCAGGGAGGAGGATGTTGCTAA